Proteins co-encoded in one Methylomonas albis genomic window:
- the phoU gene encoding phosphate signaling complex protein PhoU: protein MDNSKIKQHISRQFNEEMEDIRNKVLTMGGLVEQQVDLATKAFMGNDMENAEKVVQQDRYVNEMEKDIDHECTEIMAKRQPAAFDLRMLIATIKIITDLERIGDEAARIAKMTMRLEGADYYQDKYYEIEHLLNLVKDMLNGALDAYARNDVEEVIAITEQDAKVDREYTSITRQLITQMMENPRNITRALDMLWAARALERIGDHSCNVCEQVIYMVKGKDVRHLSREELERTVNSVR, encoded by the coding sequence ATGGATAACAGCAAAATAAAACAGCACATTTCCCGTCAATTCAATGAGGAGATGGAAGATATTCGCAACAAGGTACTGACCATGGGCGGATTGGTTGAACAGCAAGTCGATTTGGCGACCAAGGCTTTCATGGGCAACGACATGGAAAATGCCGAAAAGGTCGTACAACAGGATCGGTATGTCAACGAAATGGAAAAAGACATTGATCATGAGTGCACCGAAATCATGGCCAAACGCCAGCCGGCGGCTTTTGATTTACGTATGCTGATTGCTACCATCAAAATCATCACCGACCTGGAGCGAATCGGCGACGAAGCAGCGCGCATTGCCAAAATGACCATGCGTTTGGAAGGCGCCGATTATTATCAAGACAAGTATTACGAAATCGAGCATCTGTTGAACTTGGTCAAGGACATGCTGAACGGTGCGTTGGATGCGTATGCCAGAAATGACGTCGAAGAAGTAATTGCGATTACCGAACAGGACGCCAAGGTAGACCGAGAATACACCAGCATCACCCGGCAGTTGATCACGCAGATGATGGAAAATCCGCGCAACATCACCAGAGCTCTGGATATGTTGTGGGCCGCGCGCGCGCTGGAACGGATAGGCGATCACTCCTGCAATGTCTGCGAGCAGGTGATATACATGGTAAAAGGCAAGGATGTGCGCCATCTCAGTCGCGAAGAACTGGAACGCACTGTCAACTCGGTTCGTTAG
- the pstA gene encoding phosphate ABC transporter permease PstA produces the protein MMKAWFKSGSPWIWMTAGAVSLNLILVVGLLLLIAVRGLGHFWPADIIEYRYQDRDGPESSIVGEAVATSLLPAAQARAAGHELLDNGEYLVQHLVKTGNRDILGSDFRWIQQQYIHGQSTPDDLMMIERREWGNFYGRLLAVKEDGQVIAQGEQAWLAAQEKLATVLDQHDEIDSLQDHEVGAINYELERLRLKQRALELKNAWNDAAKQEFAAQKQAYEKQYQVIQQQIGKLSKESKRYSLVVAEAGQKEISLPLHRVVKMTRPNTMSVLDKCIEYIENFATFVSEEPREANTEGGIFPAIFGTVLMVMLMAVVVTPFGVIAAVYLREYAKQGFITRVIRIAVNNLAGVPSIVYGVFGLGFFVYIIGGNIDRLFFPEAAPAPVFGTPGLLWASLTLALMTLPVVIVATEEGLSRIPKSIREGSLALGATKAETLWRTVLPMASPAIMTGLILAVARAAGEVAPLMLVGVVKLAPTLPLDGNFPYLHLDRKFMHLGFHIYDVGFQSPNVEAARPLVYATSLLLVMVIIGLNMFAISIRNNLREKYRALEN, from the coding sequence ATGATGAAAGCATGGTTTAAGAGCGGATCTCCCTGGATATGGATGACCGCCGGCGCGGTCAGTTTGAATCTGATATTGGTGGTGGGCTTGCTGCTGCTGATTGCGGTGAGGGGCTTGGGGCATTTTTGGCCGGCCGATATTATCGAATATCGTTATCAAGATCGCGATGGCCCGGAGAGTTCTATTGTCGGGGAAGCGGTGGCCACGTCACTATTGCCCGCCGCGCAAGCCAGGGCTGCCGGGCATGAGTTGCTGGATAATGGCGAATACTTGGTGCAGCATCTGGTAAAAACCGGTAACCGCGATATTCTCGGTAGCGATTTTCGCTGGATACAGCAGCAATATATCCACGGCCAATCTACTCCGGACGATTTGATGATGATCGAGCGCCGCGAGTGGGGTAATTTCTATGGGCGTTTACTGGCAGTTAAGGAAGATGGGCAAGTAATCGCTCAGGGCGAACAAGCCTGGCTAGCCGCGCAAGAAAAACTGGCGACCGTGTTGGATCAGCACGACGAAATCGACAGTTTGCAGGATCACGAAGTCGGTGCGATCAACTATGAATTGGAGCGCTTGCGTTTAAAGCAACGCGCGCTGGAACTGAAAAATGCCTGGAACGATGCGGCTAAGCAGGAATTTGCCGCGCAAAAACAGGCTTACGAGAAGCAATATCAAGTCATCCAGCAACAAATCGGCAAGCTAAGTAAAGAAAGCAAACGCTACAGCCTGGTGGTTGCGGAAGCCGGGCAAAAGGAAATTAGCCTGCCCTTGCATCGGGTTGTAAAAATGACTCGCCCTAACACCATGAGTGTGTTGGACAAATGTATCGAATATATTGAAAATTTCGCGACTTTTGTTAGTGAAGAACCGCGTGAAGCCAATACCGAAGGGGGTATTTTTCCGGCCATTTTCGGTACGGTGTTGATGGTGATGCTGATGGCGGTTGTGGTCACGCCGTTCGGAGTAATCGCTGCGGTTTATCTACGTGAATACGCCAAGCAAGGTTTTATTACCCGCGTGATCCGGATTGCCGTTAATAATTTGGCCGGCGTACCGTCCATCGTTTACGGCGTGTTTGGCTTGGGTTTTTTCGTGTATATCATCGGCGGTAACATCGACCGCCTGTTTTTCCCGGAAGCCGCGCCGGCACCGGTGTTCGGCACCCCTGGTTTGCTATGGGCCTCGTTGACATTGGCCTTGATGACCTTGCCGGTGGTGATCGTCGCCACCGAAGAAGGCTTGTCGCGGATTCCAAAATCAATCCGGGAAGGCAGCTTGGCGCTGGGTGCAACCAAAGCCGAAACCCTGTGGCGCACGGTATTGCCGATGGCTAGCCCGGCGATCATGACCGGCTTGATTCTGGCCGTGGCGCGCGCTGCCGGCGAAGTCGCGCCCTTGATGCTGGTTGGTGTGGTGAAACTGGCGCCAACCTTGCCTTTGGACGGCAATTTCCCTTATTTGCATTTGGATAGAAAGTTTATGCATTTGGGATTTCATATTTACGATGTCGGCTTCCAGAGCCCTAATGTCGAAGCGGCCAGGCCTTTGGTTTACGCGACGTCCCTGCTACTGGTGATGGTGATTATCGGCTTGAACATGTTCGCTATCTCCATACGTAACAATTTGCGGGAAAAATACCGCGCCCTGGAAAATTAA
- a CDS encoding FlgO family outer membrane protein, translated as MVNKKTMVLMLLALIMLSGCSRGFRASEVKDDDLVEVSYEAVDQLILDLREPLPKGSLVVINSLVNVGELEQTLAFGRIVSDQISSAFHRSGYRVMGMELPTEIFAKNEAGILQLPDKTKEALNNVGAKAVIVGSFAPGYNKVYVSLRVVDIASQNVISSTDYSVSMGPDAKVLVKKPPAPAPVKP; from the coding sequence ATGGTTAACAAAAAGACGATGGTGCTAATGCTGTTGGCGCTGATCATGCTAAGTGGTTGCAGCCGGGGTTTTCGGGCTAGCGAAGTCAAAGATGACGATTTGGTTGAGGTAAGCTATGAGGCTGTCGATCAGCTCATTCTCGATTTACGCGAACCTTTGCCCAAAGGCAGTTTAGTGGTTATCAACTCGTTGGTTAATGTCGGCGAACTTGAGCAAACTCTGGCGTTTGGCCGAATTGTCTCGGATCAAATTTCCTCGGCCTTTCATCGGTCCGGTTACCGGGTGATGGGTATGGAATTGCCTACCGAAATTTTTGCTAAAAACGAAGCCGGCATCTTGCAGCTTCCTGATAAAACCAAGGAAGCGTTAAATAATGTTGGTGCCAAAGCTGTCATCGTCGGTTCGTTTGCGCCAGGCTACAACAAGGTTTACGTTTCGTTGCGGGTTGTCGATATTGCCAGCCAGAACGTAATTTCTTCCACCGACTATTCCGTGTCGATGGGTCCTGACGCCAAGGTTTTGGTTAAAAAGCCGCCAGCACCCGCGCCAGTTAAGCCATAG
- a CDS encoding SPOR domain-containing protein, translating to MARDYKHRVQSPSYANSRRKPKKPAVALWRWLLVIALIVAFGVFLNMIRKMVPELVAGKPEAEAPQVVETLKQEVPTKPQTQTAAEPEKPAEPPQPAEPEEPRYDFYTILPQAEVVVPDYEIKTRVREQLVGKTKVAKYIMQAGSFREAPEAERHKAKLASLGIESRVEKAKVGNVIWHRVKVGPYDNPASVSTIKELLQKNGIGVIVTESGQ from the coding sequence ATGGCCAGAGACTATAAGCACCGCGTTCAAAGTCCCAGTTACGCTAACAGTCGCAGAAAGCCGAAAAAGCCTGCGGTAGCGTTATGGCGTTGGTTGCTGGTCATCGCGCTGATTGTGGCTTTCGGGGTATTTTTGAACATGATCCGCAAGATGGTGCCGGAGCTGGTGGCCGGTAAACCGGAAGCGGAAGCACCGCAAGTAGTGGAAACGTTAAAACAGGAAGTGCCGACCAAGCCGCAAACCCAAACGGCTGCGGAACCGGAAAAGCCGGCAGAGCCGCCACAACCTGCGGAACCGGAAGAGCCTCGTTACGACTTTTATACCATACTGCCACAGGCGGAAGTGGTGGTGCCTGATTACGAAATCAAAACCCGTGTGCGCGAGCAGTTGGTCGGCAAAACCAAGGTGGCCAAATACATCATGCAAGCCGGTTCTTTCCGGGAAGCGCCGGAAGCCGAGCGCCACAAAGCTAAGCTGGCGTCGCTTGGCATAGAGTCCAGGGTCGAGAAGGCTAAAGTCGGCAATGTCATCTGGCACCGAGTTAAGGTCGGTCCTTACGATAATCCCGCCAGTGTTTCCACGATTAAGGAATTGCTGCAGAAAAACGGCATCGGTGTCATCGTTACCGAAAGTGGTCAATAA
- a CDS encoding YfiR family protein — translation MLHPSLSAVLANTGAAVRRSLLVLLLGFILPTQAGIADELRYNETELKAAYLYNFAYFVTWPATNKEFLFCSYANSPVTGTLAQLIEGEQVNEQPIQLIIDPVPAQLHECQVIYIPAQQERILAATLEFVRPFPVLTVSDIADFEHRGGMIRLANDGPRIQPVIQLKNVTRTGLAVSSKLLRSSRILE, via the coding sequence ATGCTGCATCCAAGCTTGTCTGCGGTCTTGGCGAACACCGGCGCGGCTGTGCGGCGGAGCCTGTTAGTGCTGCTACTGGGCTTTATACTACCGACACAAGCAGGCATAGCAGACGAACTGCGATATAACGAAACAGAACTTAAAGCAGCCTATCTATATAACTTTGCCTACTTTGTCACTTGGCCGGCGACCAACAAAGAGTTTCTGTTTTGCAGTTACGCCAACTCGCCAGTTACCGGCACCCTCGCGCAACTGATCGAAGGCGAACAGGTAAACGAACAGCCGATTCAACTCATTATCGATCCCGTTCCCGCTCAATTGCACGAGTGCCAGGTGATTTATATTCCGGCGCAACAGGAAAGAATTCTCGCTGCGACGCTGGAGTTCGTTAGGCCATTCCCGGTGCTAACCGTCAGCGATATTGCCGATTTTGAACACCGCGGCGGCATGATCCGTCTGGCTAACGATGGCCCGCGTATTCAACCGGTTATTCAGCTAAAAAACGTGACACGAACCGGACTGGCAGTTAGCTCCAAACTGCTGCGCAGTTCGCGGATACTCGAGTAA
- a CDS encoding PstS family phosphate ABC transporter substrate-binding protein, giving the protein MKNTFRLKSLVLGFGFASAAWVGGEAVAAPATLDPALPEYAAASGVSGNISSVGSDTLANLMTLWAEEFGKIYPNVNIQIQAAGSSTAPPALTEGTANLGPMSRKMKDNEIDDFESKYGYKPTAVPVAIDALAVFVNKDNPVKGLSLPQVDAILSSTRKCGFANDVTNWGQVGLTGAWASRPIQMYGRNSVSGTYGFFKDEALCKGDFKSNVNEQPGSASVVQSVTTSANGIGYSGIGYSTSGVKAVPLAHKDGQPFVEPTPENATSGAYPLSRFLYVYVNKKPNEPLAPMEKEFIKMVLSKTGQQVVIKDGYIPLPAKAVEKALTLVQ; this is encoded by the coding sequence ATGAAAAATACATTCAGGCTGAAATCGCTGGTATTAGGATTTGGTTTTGCATCGGCTGCTTGGGTCGGCGGTGAAGCAGTTGCGGCTCCCGCGACATTGGATCCGGCTTTGCCCGAATATGCAGCAGCCAGCGGCGTGTCCGGCAACATCTCCAGCGTTGGCTCGGATACTTTAGCGAACTTGATGACCTTGTGGGCCGAAGAATTCGGCAAGATTTATCCCAACGTCAACATCCAGATTCAAGCAGCCGGCTCTTCGACCGCGCCGCCGGCTCTGACCGAAGGCACCGCTAACCTAGGCCCGATGAGCCGGAAGATGAAAGACAATGAAATCGACGATTTCGAAAGCAAATACGGTTATAAACCTACTGCGGTCCCGGTTGCGATTGATGCGCTGGCGGTTTTCGTCAACAAGGACAACCCGGTTAAAGGCTTAAGTCTTCCGCAAGTCGATGCGATTTTATCGTCAACCCGTAAATGCGGTTTTGCCAACGATGTCACCAATTGGGGGCAAGTAGGCCTAACCGGCGCGTGGGCTAGCAGACCGATTCAAATGTACGGCCGTAACTCGGTTTCCGGCACTTACGGTTTCTTCAAAGACGAAGCATTGTGCAAAGGCGATTTCAAAAGCAACGTAAATGAGCAACCAGGTTCTGCTTCGGTCGTACAATCGGTTACTACTTCCGCAAATGGCATCGGTTATTCCGGTATCGGTTATTCCACCTCGGGTGTAAAAGCCGTACCTTTGGCGCATAAAGACGGTCAACCGTTTGTTGAGCCTACGCCGGAGAATGCAACCTCGGGCGCTTACCCGTTATCACGTTTCTTGTACGTTTACGTCAACAAAAAACCTAACGAGCCTCTGGCCCCCATGGAAAAAGAGTTCATCAAAATGGTGTTGTCTAAAACCGGCCAGCAAGTTGTGATCAAAGACGGTTATATTCCACTGCCAGCCAAGGCCGTTGAAAAAGCCTTGACGCTGGTTCAGTAA
- a CDS encoding ABC transporter permease subunit: MTEARPIPKATLLQTATSDRYQRWRLVKDKMVERGVVAGGLGIILAVVLIFFYLLYVVFPILLPSHAEAVGRYDVPEQALGNTVFLSMEEQNEVAVRFTDTGKAIFFSVATGQLIRVDALPIPNNVQITSYAHGGVDKGVIAFGLSDGRAVVVKHDYKLSYPDGKRVITPAIQYPLGAEPLVVDKQGQALTKLALKLGDKNSTLLAKTADNRLVLSSLSKKESLFDDEGTWEATDSVVEMAADGVDFILLDKELRNLYLGSRSGDLTVVDILDKSKPEIKHKLNVLNQGVQISSMEFLNGDISLLIGDTSGVMAQWSMVRDQQNHFSIEKLRSFKVSDAPIITINPEQRRKGMLAADANGEIGIYSSTAERELIKEKIAGGKPVSVTLSPRANAMLLQSEDGKINHWTIENEHPEVSWSSLWNKVWYESYPKPDYIWQSSAASNDFEPKMSLTPLVFGTLKASFYAMLMGVPLALFGAIYTGYFMAPSVRQYVKPGVEIMGALPTVILGFLAGLWLAPFVEANLTGIFSLLMMVPLSVMIFAYFWQYLPEKTRHKIPDGWDAVVLIPVVIFGAWLSFQLSPSIEALCFNGDLRTWMREEFGIGYDQRNTLVVGLAMGFAVIPMIFSIAEDAIFSVPKHLTTGSLALGATPWQTMTKVVLLTASPGIFSAIMIGFGRAVGETMIVLMATGNTAVMDLSIFQGLRTLSANIAVEMPESEVNSTHYRVLFLAALVLFMFTFVVNTLAEVIRQNLRQKYSSL, from the coding sequence ATGACCGAAGCCCGTCCCATTCCAAAAGCCACGCTGTTGCAAACAGCGACTAGCGATCGTTACCAGCGTTGGCGTCTGGTAAAAGACAAGATGGTGGAGCGCGGCGTGGTAGCCGGTGGTTTGGGCATTATTCTCGCCGTGGTGTTGATCTTTTTTTACCTATTGTATGTGGTTTTTCCGATACTGTTGCCCTCCCACGCGGAAGCAGTCGGTCGTTACGACGTGCCTGAGCAGGCGCTGGGCAATACGGTCTTCCTGTCGATGGAAGAACAGAACGAAGTGGCGGTGCGGTTTACCGACACCGGCAAAGCAATATTTTTTAGCGTTGCCACTGGTCAGCTTATTCGCGTGGACGCTTTGCCTATCCCCAATAACGTGCAAATCACCAGTTACGCCCACGGCGGCGTCGATAAAGGTGTTATCGCCTTTGGTCTATCGGATGGCCGCGCCGTGGTGGTTAAACACGATTACAAATTGAGTTATCCCGACGGCAAGCGGGTCATTACGCCGGCCATTCAGTATCCCTTGGGTGCCGAGCCATTGGTGGTAGATAAACAGGGCCAGGCGCTAACCAAACTGGCGCTTAAGTTGGGCGATAAAAACAGCACGCTGCTGGCAAAAACCGCCGATAACCGCCTGGTGTTGAGCAGCCTCAGCAAAAAAGAATCCTTGTTCGACGACGAAGGGACTTGGGAAGCCACCGATTCGGTGGTCGAGATGGCTGCGGATGGCGTCGATTTCATCCTGCTGGATAAAGAGCTGCGCAATCTGTATTTGGGCAGTCGTTCCGGGGATTTGACCGTGGTGGATATTCTCGATAAGAGTAAGCCCGAGATCAAACATAAGCTGAATGTGCTGAACCAAGGTGTGCAAATCAGCAGCATGGAGTTTTTGAACGGCGATATTTCCCTGTTGATAGGCGATACCAGCGGCGTGATGGCGCAATGGTCCATGGTCCGCGATCAGCAAAACCATTTCAGCATCGAAAAACTGCGCTCGTTTAAGGTATCCGACGCACCGATTATTACCATCAATCCGGAACAGCGCCGCAAAGGCATGCTGGCGGCCGACGCCAACGGCGAGATCGGTATTTATAGTTCCACTGCCGAGCGGGAATTAATCAAAGAAAAAATCGCCGGCGGAAAACCTGTTTCTGTCACCTTATCGCCGCGCGCCAATGCCATGTTGTTGCAGTCTGAAGACGGCAAAATCAATCATTGGACTATTGAAAACGAACACCCGGAAGTATCGTGGAGTTCGTTATGGAACAAGGTTTGGTACGAAAGTTATCCCAAACCCGATTACATCTGGCAATCATCCGCGGCCAGCAACGATTTCGAACCGAAAATGAGTCTGACGCCGCTGGTGTTCGGTACCTTAAAAGCCTCGTTTTATGCGATGTTGATGGGGGTGCCGCTGGCTTTGTTTGGCGCTATTTATACCGGTTACTTCATGGCGCCGAGCGTGCGCCAATATGTGAAGCCGGGCGTGGAAATCATGGGCGCATTACCAACCGTGATTTTGGGCTTTTTGGCCGGTTTGTGGCTGGCACCTTTTGTGGAAGCCAATCTCACCGGGATTTTTTCGCTGCTGATGATGGTGCCGCTGTCGGTGATGATTTTTGCCTATTTCTGGCAATACTTACCGGAAAAAACCCGTCACAAAATCCCTGACGGCTGGGATGCGGTTGTGCTGATCCCGGTGGTGATATTCGGTGCCTGGCTGTCTTTTCAGTTAAGTCCGTCCATAGAAGCCTTGTGTTTTAACGGCGATTTGCGGACCTGGATGCGCGAGGAATTTGGTATAGGTTACGATCAGCGCAACACCTTGGTGGTCGGTTTGGCGATGGGGTTTGCGGTCATTCCGATGATTTTCTCCATCGCCGAAGACGCGATTTTCAGCGTACCCAAGCATTTGACTACCGGCTCGCTGGCTTTGGGAGCTACGCCCTGGCAAACCATGACCAAGGTGGTCTTGCTGACTGCCAGCCCCGGTATTTTCTCGGCGATCATGATTGGTTTCGGTCGCGCGGTCGGCGAGACCATGATCGTGCTGATGGCCACCGGCAATACTGCGGTGATGGATTTGAGTATTTTCCAGGGTTTGCGCACACTGTCCGCCAATATCGCGGTGGAAATGCCGGAATCGGAAGTCAACAGCACTCACTATCGCGTGTTATTCCTGGCGGCCCTGGTGTTGTTCATGTTCACTTTTGTGGTCAACACGCTGGCTGAAGTCATTCGGCAGAATCTAAGACAAAAATACAGCTCATTATGA
- the pstB gene encoding phosphate ABC transporter ATP-binding protein PstB, which translates to MTTAQKNTHAIDISALKREDRKSAEQLQTCIKVENLDLFYGQKQALHSVNMEMPNKKVTAYIGPSGCGKSTLLRCINRMNDLVDGVTIKGKILLDGEDIYDKSVNVAALRRRVGMVFQKPNPFPKTIYENVAYGLRIQGINDRRILDEVVEKSLRGAALWDEMKDRLNDNALGMSGGQQQRLVIARAIAIEPEVILLDEPASALDPISTLKIEELINELKEKYTIVIVTHNMQQAARVSDFTAFMYMGELIEFGETSELFTNPAKKQTEDYITGRYG; encoded by the coding sequence ATGACAACAGCCCAAAAGAATACTCACGCCATTGACATTAGCGCGTTGAAAAGGGAAGACAGAAAAAGCGCCGAGCAGCTGCAAACCTGCATCAAAGTCGAAAATCTGGATTTGTTCTACGGACAGAAGCAGGCTTTACATAGCGTGAATATGGAAATGCCGAACAAGAAAGTGACTGCCTATATCGGTCCCAGCGGTTGCGGCAAATCGACGCTATTGCGCTGTATCAACCGGATGAATGATCTGGTCGACGGCGTGACTATCAAAGGCAAGATTCTCCTGGATGGCGAGGACATTTACGATAAATCGGTGAATGTCGCGGCTCTGCGCCGGCGAGTGGGTATGGTGTTTCAAAAGCCCAATCCGTTCCCGAAAACCATTTATGAAAACGTAGCCTATGGCCTAAGGATTCAAGGCATCAACGACCGGCGCATACTCGACGAAGTGGTCGAAAAATCCCTGCGCGGCGCGGCTTTATGGGATGAGATGAAAGACCGTTTGAACGACAATGCGCTAGGAATGTCCGGCGGTCAGCAGCAAAGGCTGGTAATTGCCCGGGCGATTGCGATTGAGCCGGAAGTAATCCTGTTGGATGAGCCGGCCTCGGCGCTGGACCCGATTTCCACGTTGAAAATCGAAGAGCTCATCAACGAACTAAAAGAAAAATATACGATCGTGATCGTTACCCACAACATGCAACAGGCGGCACGGGTATCCGATTTCACCGCTTTCATGTACATGGGCGAATTAATCGAATTTGGTGAAACCAGCGAGTTGTTTACCAATCCAGCAAAAAAACAAACAGAAGATTACATTACCGGTAGGTACGGCTAG
- a CDS encoding dihydrofolate reductase yields the protein MKISLIVALASNRAIGLNGQMPWHLSADLKRFKQITMGAPILMGRKTFEAIGRPLPGRENIIISRDPSYQQPGCRVFGDIDSVLQRYADSRELFVIGGATLYEAMLRYADYLYLTEINKSFAGDTFFPEIDPRQWREVSRDDVENDQAVDFTYSFLKLENVHAGSSTS from the coding sequence ATGAAAATATCACTGATCGTGGCATTGGCCAGCAATCGCGCGATTGGCCTGAACGGCCAAATGCCCTGGCATCTCTCGGCCGACTTGAAACGCTTCAAACAAATCACCATGGGCGCGCCGATATTGATGGGGCGTAAAACTTTCGAGGCCATCGGCCGGCCCTTGCCGGGACGGGAGAATATCATTATCAGCCGCGACCCAAGTTATCAACAGCCCGGTTGCCGGGTGTTTGGCGACATCGATAGTGTGTTGCAACGCTATGCCGATAGTCGGGAATTATTCGTGATTGGTGGCGCCACCTTGTATGAGGCAATGCTGCGCTACGCGGATTATTTGTATCTGACCGAGATTAATAAAAGTTTCGCAGGCGACACCTTCTTTCCGGAGATTGATCCCAGGCAATGGCGGGAAGTTAGCAGGGACGATGTCGAAAACGATCAAGCCGTTGATTTTACTTACAGCTTTTTAAAGCTGGAAAATGTCCACGCGGGCTCTAGTACGAGCTAG
- a CDS encoding asparaginase: MKKNILLVFTGGTIGSQLSGNTINTHGSAGYKLLQRFAAQDPKPDSVSFKTLQPLQILSENLHPSHWPHIIAAIETEDLSQFDGIIITHGTDSLAFSAAALSLYFNGLTIPLMLVSSDLPLDNPQANGVANFLCAVEFIRQLGRAGVFVPYQNPGQAMLIHLGSRLSSCLPLSSDFISVQSQAWMRFENGRFQSLQNLELSARSPMTLKADFSKRILLIKPYPGLNYSTYNLNSVDAVLHDLYHSGAACASTVMGEQYSLVEFVKRCAANRIKIYLAPALYSESAYASTRELLDVGAEMIWNTSLEAAYAKLLLAYGNFDTAPAISAYLANNLAHEQCN, encoded by the coding sequence ATGAAGAAAAACATCCTGCTGGTATTTACCGGCGGCACCATAGGTTCACAGCTTAGCGGCAACACCATCAATACCCATGGCAGCGCCGGTTATAAGTTATTACAGCGCTTTGCGGCACAAGACCCCAAGCCGGATTCGGTAAGTTTCAAAACCTTGCAGCCATTGCAAATTCTCAGCGAAAACCTGCATCCCAGCCACTGGCCGCATATCATCGCTGCAATCGAAACCGAAGATCTGAGCCAATTCGACGGCATCATCATTACGCATGGCACTGATAGCTTGGCCTTTAGCGCTGCGGCACTGAGTCTTTACTTCAATGGTCTCACGATTCCGCTAATGTTGGTTTCGAGCGATCTGCCGCTGGACAATCCACAAGCCAACGGCGTAGCGAATTTTCTCTGTGCGGTGGAGTTTATCCGCCAACTCGGTCGGGCTGGCGTGTTCGTGCCCTATCAAAATCCCGGGCAAGCAATGCTGATTCATCTTGGCAGCCGATTGTCGTCTTGTTTGCCGTTAAGTAGCGACTTTATCAGCGTGCAGTCGCAGGCCTGGATGCGCTTCGAGAACGGACGATTCCAATCCCTGCAAAATTTAGAGCTAAGCGCACGCTCGCCAATGACGCTTAAAGCCGATTTTTCCAAACGAATTTTGTTAATCAAGCCTTATCCCGGCCTGAATTACTCGACTTACAATCTCAACAGCGTCGATGCAGTACTACACGACCTTTACCATTCCGGGGCGGCTTGCGCCTCGACGGTGATGGGCGAGCAATACAGTCTGGTCGAGTTCGTCAAACGCTGCGCGGCAAACCGCATCAAAATTTATCTAGCGCCGGCGCTATATTCGGAAAGCGCATACGCTTCAACTCGCGAGTTGTTGGATGTGGGGGCGGAAATGATCTGGAATACTTCGCTGGAAGCGGCTTACGCTAAATTACTATTGGCTTACGGCAATTTCGACACGGCGCCAGCAATTTCTGCCTATTTAGCGAATAATTTGGCTCACGAGCAGTGTAACTAA